A stretch of the Cytophagales bacterium genome encodes the following:
- a CDS encoding DUF1987 domain-containing protein translates to MEKISIKATSKTPQVEFDPDSGVLAITGRSIPENSVDFYKPILEWLDDYTKIAKDKKQTVFKFKLEYFNTSSSKCILDIFRRLEKLYTDEVNIAIKWYYEEDDEDMYESGEDFKEIMDIPVELVEIKEA, encoded by the coding sequence ATGGAAAAAATATCTATTAAGGCAACATCGAAAACACCACAAGTAGAATTTGACCCTGATAGTGGTGTTTTAGCAATAACAGGGAGGTCGATACCTGAAAATTCGGTGGATTTTTATAAACCAATATTAGAATGGTTGGATGATTATACAAAGATTGCTAAAGACAAAAAACAAACCGTTTTTAAATTTAAGTTAGAATATTTTAACACCAGTTCTTCAAAATGTATATTGGATATTTTCAGGAGGCTGGAGAAGCTTTACACTGATGAAGTGAATATTGCCATAAAGTGGTATTATGAGGAGGATGATGAAGATATGTATGAATCGGGTGAAGATTTTAAGGAGATCATGGATATTCCAGTGGAATTGGTAGAAATAAAAGAGGCATAA